The DNA segment CGAGGAGGAGACAGATGTTCTTATGTTCTTGTGATAGACAGAGTAACCGGGATCATCGGAGCATCTCAGACTCCAGGACTGATCGTTCCTTCCAAACCAATAGTCATCGCTGTCTCCTTTCCTACTGATTCCTCTGTAACTGACTGATATATCGAGCCTTCCTCTCCACTCCACCTCCCAGTAACAGCGACCAGTCAGACCAGTTCTACACAGCAGCTGAGTCCAGAAGTCAAATCTCTCTGGATGGTCAGGATACGACTGATCCTCCTCCACATGTGTCACCGTCCTGTTGTTGTCGGACAGTTTGAGGAATCCgtttactgtgtctgtgtcgAGTGCGAGTTCACACAAATCTGTTGGAGAGAACGAGACACGAGACGGCTGCAGTTATTGATCCCTCATCTGTTCATTTATTGACAGTTTGAAGATGGTTGAATGTGCTGCCTTGTTTTCGtgaatcaaatttaaaacacacttacactttCCTCAGACCTGGTGTCAACCATCGCACTCCACCAGGCTCCACCCTGAAAGAAGGAGGGGGGTCAGACCAGCACGGTGTCCTTCAGCGTGCAGACATGGACATTACGTCGCTCTCATACACAGATTGCTGCATTATTCTGTTCAAATGCAGGCTGGTATGGATGGATGTACATTCaccaaagaagaaaaggaaccGGAGTCCTTATCTTGTAATTACACGGAGAGACTGCGTCATCGTTCGTCTTCTCCGCGTGACATCGGTTCGGGTGCGAGACGCGCGCTCTCGGTCTCTTGCTCTCGAGCCGACAAACTAATGTCACAGCAAATAGGACGAAGCCACAAAGTCGGTCCTGAATGAAAACTCTACAGTAGCGGTGGGTTCGCTAGACTTCCTCACAGGACGACATCTGAACCTCAGCTTTGTTTCCACGTTCCGGCTCTGAGATCAGCCAATAAACATGACGGAGATTATCGATATTTGAGAAGAGGGAGACACGATAGCGCGACATATCATTATTGCTGGTATGTTGTTATCGGCGTGTCAACACTGAGCGGGTCTCTAAAGTCTCTGGGATTGCTCTGGTGAAAGCACTCTGAGTGCTCAAAGCCGCTCTGTCGAAAGGTTTGCACGCTGGACTTGTCCTGATACAGCAAGAAGTAAAGTCCGATACATAAACGTCTGTAGTGACGATAAATCTGAAATCCCTGCTCAGGTCACAGAATGCGGCTGACAACGCCTGATTTCATGACTGTGAGATCTTTTCTCCTAAATGTGACACTGAAGTCATAATTAGGAGAAAAGCCgtcttctgttgttgttgaattcTAAGCACTTCTGCAGAGATCTGTCATCAGCTGTGACAGAGGAAATGTTTCCAGCGCTCCCTCCTATACCAGACATCGTCTGTGGCTGCAGCAGGGCCTCTCCATACCTGAGGGTGTCCAGTCTCCAGCGTGGATCCTCCAGTCCGGCAGACAGCAGCTTCAGTCCCGAGCCTCCTGGACGATTGTAGCTCAGGTCCAGCTCTCtcagatgggaggggttggaGCTCAGAGCTGAGGCCAGAGAAGCACAGCCGTCCTCTGTGACCAGACACCCTGACAGACTgcaatcacacaaaaacaacacacggGAGCCCTCTGTCAACACCTGGCGGAAGGTTTTTTTCGCttgatttttgtcttgttttttagtttctggtccattttggtccagataaaatgtgtttgaagcAAATTTAGAAATCTACCTTGATCGTCATGTGTTAAATTTCATAATTACACAGCTGAAGCACGAAAATAaagaaagtaataaaaaatCCTCATGGAAAGTAATTCTCTGAGTCTAAAAGTACGGGCGAAGTTTagtaaaatgtactttacaAAATCCTACACAGGTTAACTCTTCATCCACTCAtgtaaatcagttttaaaaggCTCATCGGTTAAAGAGGGGGATGAATCTTGACCTGAGAGTCTCCAGGGTACAGTGCGGACTCTCCAGTCCAGcacacagcagcttcactcctgaGTCCCGCAGGTCGTTGTTGCTCAGGACTGGGAGCTGAGGACTGAGGACAGAGCTCCGCAGCTTCCCTCTGGGAGGCCACAGCCATTCAGTCTGGGGAGATGATAACAAGGAATTAAAGAAGGAACCGATTCGATCTCAGGGTCTTTATATAATGATGAGTAAATCCATCTGTACACTTACAGAGCTTTGTTAGAGACTCTAAGCACTGCCAGCAGCCTCAGAAGAGCCTCCTCGGAAGCAGAGTATTTCTTCAGGTCAAACACGTCCAGATCTTTTTCTGACGACAGTAAGATGAAGCCCAGAGCTGACCATTGAGCAGGAGAGAGTTCATCTGTGGAGAGACTTCCTGAACTCAGGGACTGCTGGATCTGATCCACTAGGGAACCATCCTTCAGTTCATTCAGACAGTGGAACAGAttgatgcttttctctgcaGAAGGAGTCTCTTTGATCTTCTTGATGTACCGGACTGTTTCCTGATTGGTCAGTGAgccacttcctgtctgtggcaGCAGGCCTCGTAGGAGAGTCTGATTGGTCTGCTGCGAAAGACCCAGGAAGAAGCGGAGGAACAAGTCCAGGTGTCCATTTGGACTCTGTAGGGCCTCGTCCACAGCGCTCTGGTAGAAGAATTCGGACTTGTGTGTTAGCGTTTCAGACGTCTGGGGGGTCGATTTCTTGTCTGACAGCAGATTGACTCCAGAGTTGATGAAGGTCAGATGGACATGAAGAGCAGCCAGAAACTCCTGAACACTCAGATGGACGAAGCAGAAGACCTTGTCCTGGTACAGCCCTCTCTCCTCTATGAAGATCTGTGTGAACACTCCTGAGTAAACTGAGGCTGCTCTGATATCGATGCCACACTCTGTCAGGTCTGGTTCGTAGAAGATCAGGTTTCCTTTCAGCAGCTGCTCAAAAGCCAGTTTTCCCAGAGACTCAATCATCTCCCTGCTCTCTGGACTCCAGTGTGGATCTGTCTCCGCTCCTCCATCATACTTGACCTTCTTCAGTTTGGACTGAACCACCAGGAAGTGGATGTACATCTCAGTCAGGGTCTTGGGcagccctcctccctccctggtTTTCAACACATCCTCCAGAACTGTAGCGGTGATCCAGCAGAAGACCGGGATGTGGCACATGATGCGGAGGCTTCGGGATGTCTTGACGTGGGAGATGATCCTGCtggcctgctcctcatctctgaaTCTCTTCCTGAAGTACTCCACCTTCTGTGGGTCAGTGAaccctctgacctctgtcaccATGTCGACACACTCGGGAGGGATCTGATTGGCCGCTGCAGGTCGCGTGGTTATCCAGAGGCGAGCGGAGGGAAGCAGATTCCCCCTGATGAGGTTTGTCAGCAGCACGTCCACTGAGGTGGGCTCTGTGACATCAGTCAGGATCTCGGCGTTGTGGAAGTCCAGAGGAAGTCGACACTCGTCCAGACCGTCAAAGATGAACGCAACCTGGGACGCGTCAAACCGGTGGTTTTCTACCTCTTTGGTTTCAGTGAAGAAATAATGAACCAGTTCCACCAAGctgaactttttctctttcaacaCATTCTGCTCCCTGAAGGTGAACGGAAACGTGAACTGTATGTCCTGGTTGGCTTTGTCTTCAGCCCAGTCCAGAGTGAACTTCTGTGTTAAGACTTCAGAAGACTTGGGTTTCCAGCTTTAGAGAccccctcaaacacacactggaacTTCTCCTTCAGCTTAGATTTGAGTTTACGTCGAGGAACTGTAGTTTctgaataaaaagaacaaacaaggttagtaaattattttgtgaataaaataCGACAATCCCCCTAAAAAACGCACATATGAACACATTTCCCCTCATGTCCTGAGACGTTAGTAAATGTCCCATCAGTGTTCATCCATGTTGTTGAATCTTTAGAGAAATCCTCTTACTGCTCTGCAGAGAGTCAGCCAGCTCCTCCTGCTTCAGTCCCCTCAGGAAGTTCAGTGTGATCTTCAGAAAtgcctctctgctgctcctcctcagctccttATCCTCACCTTCCAacacctcctcatcctccctctgACTCTCTAAGCATTCTGGGTAATCTGGACCCAGAACCTTCTGGATCTTCTTCAGCTCGTTCTTCACAAAATCGACAATgttctcctccagcagctggaACAGAATAATATATGAATGACACAATCAAACTGAAATCATGGAGCCAAACATCAGATCCATGTTGGACAGACTGACGATCCACTGGTCTACAAAGTGCAGCGTGGAGATGAGTGCGAACAGAACAGGTGTACAAGTGGTTGTTGTACATGTACAGACCATAAATATGGAGTCCAGGTGTGTCTGATGCTGCGGGGCAGACTGACCACTGGGAACCTCTGAGCTCTCCTTGTCGACTCTGTGGAGGAATCGTGAAGAATTAGCTCACGTTATGTCTGTCcgcacagacacagatgcaAGGTAAAGGTCCGTGAAGCGATGTCTGGATGTGAACAGTGAATCAGACGACTCCCTGTAGCGGTAAAGGCTGACTAGTCCTGCTGAtcccactgagaatcaacagctcagtctgcagctgtttgtggctttcagctctccctccctcactgaACACTGCGGAAGTGCCCCGAAGCAAGGCACCGACAACCTCCAGCTGCTCCACTGGAGCTGCTCAGTGCCTGCTGGTGTCAgactgggcagctcccagtaTGAACAAATACAACGAAACAGGAACATTTGAAGGGATCAGTTTACTCCATCAGACGGTGgaacagcatctgaaacacCCACCTCCCtcagtgattggtcagctgtgtgCAGGTGAGAGAGTGGGCGGGGtctgaacttctctctcagctcttctttcattctttacacaactatttctgccagttttcatgtgaacaactgagGTCAATGTTctgaatgtcttccaggagagactgtctcaACACGGGAGAAGTTATCTCCATATTTAAACCACATCACGTCTCCACCCTCTCTGCGACGGCCAGAGTTTTACCTCCACCTTCCAGTGTGGACGTTCACAACAGATAGAAACACTTTGATCTCAGACGTGGTCCAACAACACGTCGTACAAACTAGTTCTTTTCTAGAATAACCAGAGTCTTACTGTCAGTCACAGCTTACATCTGATCAGCTGATGGACATCGTCCTTTAAAGTTGATGTCAAAGTCAATCGACCGGTCACTCTtgaaagacagacagctggGTTCAGGAGAGTCTGGTCTCTGCTGCTGGAAGCTGAAACAAAAGCAGGACTGATGAATGTGCACGTTGGATTAAAAACTGGTGAAAAATATGTTCAGTCTTTTAATAAACACCACAAATAACTTTTCCAGTGAAATGCTTCTCTGACAGGTTTAAATTCTTACCTTCCATCGGCAGATTGTCTGAACGTAAGAAGATGTTTCATTGACGGGTCGCTCTTCATGGACACACAGCTGGGTTCAGGTCCGGGTCCAGGAGCAGCAGAGtctggcctctgctgctgctctgggcttcaaaacaacacacacgGAGCTTTGAGTGTGAATAATGATGGTGGAGTGATCTGAGCGCTGAGCTCTGACATGGAGAAGAGTCATGGACAGTTAGAGATTCTCGTCTCACCTCTGAGCCCTGGTCTGGCTCTCATGTTCCCCACACAGACTGGTTTTAGAGGCAGGGACTCcgtcctctctgtcctcacaCCGACTCATGCTGCTGAATTCACATCTACATCAGGTCACACAAACTTTCTGCCTTCATGTGgagaagaaacacaaatcaTTCGTCTGCACATCAACTGAAATCCTGCTTTACATCATTTCTCCTGTAAAAATATCAGCTTCTCCTCCACTGATTGgctcctcttttctgtttcttgtcaGTGTCGGTTGAATGCAGTCAGACAGCAGTGTGAGGCAGAGGAAGCTGCCACCAGCTGCTGTACTTCTACTATCAGTCCACTAACGTGGCGTCATGAAGCTGCAATGTAGTGAAGAGCAGCCCAGCACACACACGAGGCTCGGCCGcctgttttcattcactgacacacagaagGACCGAGATCCACTAGTTTTATCTGACACAGTCTCTCCGTCCACAGCGTCCCTGTAGAAAATGACTTTGAGAAACGAGCTACAGCTGATTATTTCAGAAACAACTGGGACTGAATTTATTTCACCTCAAAGCTCCAATATTAAGCATGCAATCATTTGTGAGCTGCGACTAACAGCTATTTTCTCCATCAatcatttggtccataaaatgtcgGAAAATAGTCTAAGAATCATCCGTTCAAGTTTCTCAGAGTccgaggtgacgtcttcaaatgtctcgtttttTCAAACCAACAACCAAatccccaaaatattcagtttacagtcacGTTAAACCGAGATAAGAAGGAAATCTTCATTTctacaaagctgaaaacaaggAAAATCTTTTACCCCGACTTTTTATGGGTCTGTAAATTCCTACTAACTGCCTACAGAA comes from the Xiphias gladius isolate SHS-SW01 ecotype Sanya breed wild unplaced genomic scaffold, ASM1685928v1 HiC_scaffold_1475, whole genome shotgun sequence genome and includes:
- the LOC120787436 gene encoding LOW QUALITY PROTEIN: NACHT, LRR and PYD domains-containing protein 7-like (The sequence of the model RefSeq protein was modified relative to this genomic sequence to represent the inferred CDS: inserted 1 base in 1 codon; deleted 2 bases in 1 codon; substituted 1 base at 1 genomic stop codon), which gives rise to MSRCEDREDGVPASKTSLCGEHESQTRAQSPEQQQRPDSAAPGPGPEPSCVSMKSDPSMKHLLTFRQSADGSFQQQRPDSPEPSCLSFKSDRSIDFDINFKGRCPSADQIVDKESSEVPSGQSAPQHQTHLDSIFMLLEENIVDFVKNELKKIQKVLGPDYPECLESQREDEEVLEGEDKELRRSSREAFLKITLNFLRGLKQEELADSLQSKTTVPRRKLKSKLKEKFQCVFEGVSKAGNPSLLKLTQKFTLDWAEDKANQDIQFTFPFTFREQNVLKEKKFSLVELVHYFFTETKEVENHRFDASQVAFIFDGLDECRLPLDFHNAEILTDVTEPTSVDVLLTNLIRGNLLPSARLWITTRPAAANQIPPECVDMVTEVRGFTDPQKVEYFRKRFRDEEQASRIISHVKTSRSLRIMCHIPVFCWITATVLEDVLKTREGGGLPKTLTEMYIHFLVVQSKLKKVKYDGGAETDPHWSPESREMIESLGKLAFEQLLKGNLIFYEPDLTECGIDIRAASVYSGVFTQIFIEERGLYQDKVFCFVHLSVQEFLAALHVHLTFINSGVNLLSDKKSTPQTSETLTHKSEFFYQSAVDEALQSPNGHLDLFLRFFLGLSQQTNQTLLRGLLPQTGSGSLTNQETVRYIKKIKETPSAEKSINLFHCLNELKDGSLVDQIQQSLSSGSLSTDELSPAQWSALGFILLSSEKDLDVFDLKKYSASEEALLRLLAVLRVSNKALLNGCGLPEGSCGALSSVLSSQXLSNNDLRDSGVKLLCAGLESPHCTLETLSLSGCLVTEDGCASLASALSSNPSHLRELDLSYNRPGGSGLKLLSAGLEDPRWRLDTLRVEPGGVRWLTPGLRKVXVYLCELALDTDTVNGFLKLSDNNRTVTHVEEDQSYPDHPERFDFWTQLLCRTGLTGRCYWEVEWRGRLDISVSYRGISRKGDSDDYWFGRNDQSWSLRCSDDPGYSVYHKNIRTSVSSSSSVSHRVAVYVDCPAGTLSFYEVSSDTLIHLRTFNTTFTEPLYPGFGFWFRSGSSVSLCPV